One window from the genome of Verrucomicrobiia bacterium encodes:
- a CDS encoding J domain-containing protein gives MNTGPKALRVDRALGLNAWLRRRLRGEAWQQFLEGAVFLALGIGLMAVVFGPILLIELRASDKFTLAVAARTFLFLVLLIFMASLISWSRPNYSDDRADRPLYLILAEFFLGGPAQCGLGINCLEKSWRLMQCDVPRVAEILLWLFDRRHKFPIEELSAKLSGPDAVRLLPQLRNISGVIWLTHRHGVVMLSPELRREIAIALNRIPEAQREEDPPWTEPPPKSEPNFDEAPADSESAEKIAWYLALGLPPFAPLSAVKKRYRQLAKIYHPDASAGLRPRTKMPSDEEIKKINAAYENILKNSKRARI, from the coding sequence ATGAATACGGGGCCGAAAGCGTTGCGGGTGGACCGCGCATTGGGTTTGAACGCGTGGCTGCGGCGGCGGTTGCGCGGCGAGGCGTGGCAGCAATTTCTTGAGGGGGCGGTTTTTTTGGCCTTGGGCATCGGCCTCATGGCCGTGGTTTTCGGCCCCATTCTACTAATTGAATTGAGGGCGTCGGACAAATTCACGCTGGCAGTGGCGGCGAGGACTTTCCTATTTCTCGTATTGCTGATTTTTATGGCGTCGTTAATTAGCTGGTCTCGCCCCAATTATTCTGATGACCGTGCAGACCGTCCGTTGTATTTGATTCTCGCCGAATTTTTTCTTGGCGGACCGGCCCAGTGTGGGCTGGGTATTAATTGCCTGGAAAAAAGCTGGCGGCTGATGCAATGCGACGTGCCGCGCGTCGCGGAGATTTTGCTTTGGCTGTTTGACCGGCGGCACAAATTTCCCATCGAGGAATTGAGCGCCAAACTCAGCGGGCCGGATGCCGTGCGGCTGCTGCCGCAGTTGCGAAATATTTCCGGCGTCATCTGGCTGACGCATCGGCATGGCGTGGTGATGCTATCGCCGGAATTGCGGCGGGAGATAGCCATCGCGCTCAATCGCATTCCCGAGGCGCAGCGTGAGGAAGATCCACCGTGGACGGAACCGCCACCCAAATCGGAACCAAACTTTGACGAGGCTCCTGCGGATTCAGAGAGCGCGGAAAAAATCGCGTGGTATCTCGCGCTGGGTTTGCCGCCGTTCGCGCCGCTTTCGGCGGTGAAAAAGCGCTATCGGCAACTGGCCAAGATTTATCATCCCGACGCGTCCGCCGGGTTGAGGCCGCGCACGAAGATGCCGTCGGACGAGGAGATTAAAAAAATCAATGCGGCGTATGAAAATATTTTGAAGAATTCCAAGCGGGCGCGGATTTGA
- a CDS encoding DUF1559 domain-containing protein, with protein sequence MQINGSWRLRQAFTLVELLIVIAIIAILAALLLPALASAREKSKRIACVSNLRQLGLAIHSYASDWSGRIPYGPTAPPYTNPSDFYPSTGAPTSLISLQNGDLVGLGLLLNPYLSFQSKVLFCPSSDQPFDSDAELGKVGLYQAQSSYYYRHGGNTLLHDTPAFVDAPAHLQLDNLGDNRNGLPIRALAVDTIFLCPTSLAEYGVKPSTHHHQQFADVLFADGHAVARQNADGRYTVNLMDYSSILGAFDRILQVLEQADTEP encoded by the coding sequence ATGCAAATAAATGGTTCATGGCGATTGCGCCAGGCGTTCACACTCGTTGAACTGCTCATCGTCATCGCGATCATCGCGATTCTCGCGGCATTATTGCTCCCGGCGCTGGCATCCGCGCGCGAGAAATCCAAGCGGATCGCGTGCGTCTCAAATTTGCGGCAACTGGGACTTGCCATTCATTCGTATGCAAGCGATTGGTCGGGGAGAATTCCGTATGGGCCGACCGCGCCGCCATATACTAATCCGTCAGATTTTTATCCGTCCACCGGCGCGCCGACGAGTTTGATCTCGTTGCAAAATGGCGATCTGGTTGGGCTGGGTTTGCTGCTTAATCCCTACCTGAGTTTTCAGTCGAAGGTTTTGTTTTGCCCGAGCAGCGACCAGCCATTCGATAGCGATGCTGAGCTTGGCAAGGTCGGGCTTTATCAGGCGCAGTCGAGTTATTATTACCGGCACGGTGGAAATACTTTGCTGCACGACACGCCGGCCTTTGTGGATGCGCCAGCGCACCTGCAACTGGACAATCTCGGCGACAACCGCAATGGGTTGCCGATTCGCGCGCTAGCGGTGGACACGATTTTTCTTTGCCCAACGAGCCTTGCCGAATATGGAGTGAAGCCGAGCACGCATCATCACCAGCAATTTGCCGACGTGCTTTTTGCCGATGGCCACGCGGTTGCGCGGCAAAACGCCGATGGGCGTTACACGGTGAATCTCATGGACTACTCGAGCATCCTTGGCGCGTTCGACCGCATCCTTCAAGTGCTTGAACAGGCGGACACGGAGCCGTAA
- a CDS encoding glycosyltransferase family 39 protein, producing MPPMMTGKKEAGGWSNLHLLILALLLALASCVFHIKNARAGHPVFRDQHLGTALGYYKGHIDLLRPVIVGFNANGTPTPLEFPVWQGLAALTFKVMGPWHGWANVVSLLIFFTCLFPLFCLTKIFVGEHCAWWTLVFFLAQPLVFIYAGNASPDGLSIAAAIWFLYCGVKLVRNPGVVWWVLACAAGALAAVSKLPFFMAAGMVCFFLLATRHKNSVRAWVALSAVGLVVVAVFFSWTHYSNKCLAQAELPLMDLRVSNSESSFWYFGDLHYRLMPGNWLKGGWRILNSCFGSFALVGLFLYAFFFIKETVFAKWILLAGFVTTLVFTHLVLHHSHYYLMFTPAFAILCAQAAGEGEKRLALAPQWQVNLMWLVVAIVLGLSVVQGLMGMKVVLDFDPYPYDMAKIIQKYSTPSEKILMEGGGWGGKEFILSDRQGLSIWDTKMLENPETLNRLKTLGYTKLIMVSESPLLTALQQINPGQSKQPRVTYRDFLTPVVKNWPTEYESDDILIKDIP from the coding sequence ATGCCTCCGATGATGACTGGCAAAAAAGAAGCTGGCGGCTGGAGCAATCTGCATTTGCTGATTCTCGCGCTGTTGCTGGCGCTGGCGAGTTGTGTTTTTCACATTAAAAACGCGCGCGCGGGCCATCCAGTTTTTCGCGACCAGCATTTGGGCACGGCGCTGGGATATTACAAGGGGCACATTGATTTGCTGCGGCCGGTGATCGTCGGTTTCAATGCGAATGGCACGCCAACGCCGCTCGAATTTCCCGTGTGGCAGGGATTGGCGGCGCTGACGTTCAAGGTGATGGGACCGTGGCACGGTTGGGCGAACGTCGTTTCGCTACTGATTTTTTTCACGTGTTTATTTCCGTTGTTTTGCCTGACGAAAATATTCGTCGGCGAACATTGCGCGTGGTGGACGCTGGTGTTTTTCCTGGCGCAACCGCTGGTTTTTATCTACGCGGGCAATGCCAGTCCGGACGGATTATCCATCGCGGCGGCGATCTGGTTTTTGTATTGCGGCGTCAAGCTCGTGCGGAATCCCGGCGTGGTTTGGTGGGTGCTGGCTTGCGCGGCGGGGGCGCTGGCGGCGGTTTCCAAACTGCCATTTTTCATGGCGGCAGGAATGGTCTGTTTTTTCCTGCTGGCCACCCGGCATAAGAATTCAGTGCGCGCGTGGGTGGCATTGAGCGCGGTCGGCCTGGTGGTGGTGGCGGTCTTTTTTTCGTGGACGCATTATTCCAACAAATGTTTGGCGCAGGCGGAACTTCCTCTGATGGATTTGCGCGTGTCAAATTCGGAATCGTCATTCTGGTATTTCGGCGATTTGCATTACCGGCTCATGCCGGGGAATTGGCTCAAGGGCGGGTGGCGCATTCTCAATAGCTGCTTCGGCAGTTTCGCGCTGGTGGGATTGTTTCTTTATGCGTTCTTTTTCATCAAGGAAACCGTGTTCGCCAAATGGATATTGCTGGCGGGTTTCGTGACGACGCTGGTGTTCACCCATCTCGTGCTGCATCACTCGCATTATTATCTCATGTTCACACCGGCGTTCGCGATCCTGTGCGCGCAAGCGGCGGGCGAAGGAGAAAAGCGGCTGGCGCTGGCGCCGCAATGGCAGGTGAACCTGATGTGGCTGGTGGTGGCGATCGTGCTGGGCTTGTCGGTGGTGCAGGGATTGATGGGGATGAAAGTCGTGCTGGACTTTGACCCGTATCCTTACGACATGGCCAAGATCATCCAAAAATATAGCACGCCATCGGAGAAAATATTGATGGAAGGCGGCGGGTGGGGCGGGAAGGAATTCATTTTGTCGGACCGGCAGGGATTATCCATCTGGGACACGAAGATGCTGGAGAATCCTGAGACGCTCAATCGCTTGAAGACGCTTGGTTATACGAAACTGATCATGGTGAGCGAATCGCCATTACTAACGGCGTTGCAGCAAATCAATCCGGGCCAGAGCAAGCAGCCGCGCGTGACCTACCGGGATTTTCTGACACCGGTTGTGAAAAATTGGCCGACGGAATACGAGTCGGACGATATTTTAATCAAAGATATTCCGTGA
- the larB gene encoding nickel pincer cofactor biosynthesis protein LarB, which produces MTTSEATALLEKFRASGVSRDDVLRAFQAAPVADLGFAQVDTHRALRKGFPEVIFGAGKTPEQVVKIAAKLLESEKHVLITRITDAHARAVRKTFKHATHHEMARCLTIEKEPVRPRPGIIAVVCAGTSDLPVAEEAAVTAEIMGNRVERITDVGVAGLHRLFGKLPIIQSANVVVVVAGMEGALPSVVAGLVAKPVIAVPTSVGYGANFGGLAALLGMLNSCGSGVTVVNIDNGFGAGYAASQINALAFSQKRGNS; this is translated from the coding sequence GTGACAACCAGCGAAGCCACTGCACTCTTGGAAAAATTTCGCGCCAGCGGCGTCAGCCGTGACGATGTCCTCCGCGCATTTCAAGCCGCGCCCGTCGCGGACCTCGGCTTCGCGCAGGTGGACACTCATCGCGCGCTGCGCAAAGGTTTTCCCGAGGTGATTTTCGGCGCGGGTAAAACGCCGGAGCAAGTCGTCAAAATTGCCGCCAAACTTTTGGAGTCGGAAAAACACGTTCTCATCACCCGCATCACCGATGCCCACGCGCGCGCCGTTCGCAAAACATTTAAACACGCCACGCATCACGAAATGGCGCGCTGCCTCACTATCGAGAAAGAACCTGTGCGCCCGCGTCCGGGAATCATCGCGGTGGTTTGCGCGGGCACAAGTGATTTGCCTGTCGCCGAGGAAGCCGCCGTCACCGCGGAGATCATGGGCAATCGCGTCGAGCGAATTACCGACGTTGGCGTCGCGGGACTGCATCGCCTATTCGGCAAATTGCCTATCATTCAAAGCGCGAACGTCGTCGTCGTCGTCGCGGGCATGGAAGGCGCGCTGCCCAGTGTCGTCGCGGGGCTGGTTGCCAAACCCGTGATCGCCGTGCCCACCAGCGTCGGATATGGCGCAAATTTCGGTGGGCTTGCGGCCTTGCTCGGCATGCTCAACAGTTGCGGCAGCGGCGTGACCGTCGTAAATATTGATAACGGATTCGGCGCGGGTTACGCCGCCAGCCAAATCAACGCCCTTGCATTTTCCCAAAAGCGTGGCAACTCGTAG
- the larC gene encoding nickel pincer cofactor biosynthesis protein LarC: MKSLYLDIFSGLSGDMFIGAMIDLGVDAAALEHELKKLRVSGYHLHVKRAQKSQIEGVKFDVHLHEHHAHESHEHHEHEHAHAHHHGHEHDHDHTHEQEHEHNHEEHRDFLAIKQLIHTSALSAWVKEKSLNIFYRIAVAEGKIHGCAPDKVHFHEVGAVDSIVDIVGACIALELLGKPRVFSAPVTEGTGWIKCAHGRLPIPAPATLEILGARGIAVTQCEEPHELVTPTGAAILAEFAESFGPMRGLVASRIGFGLGTRDNKTRPNVVRAILGEITLTESTAAHDWETDTIAILETNLDDINAEILGHFVEQTLAAGALDVFHTPIQMKKNRPGVLLTVLCAANDADKFSELMLRQTSAFGVRRSTAERRKLRREFITVETQYGPVTVKLGKLDGKIVQASPEYESCRKLAEQTQAPLKSIYEAAQKAFKPAH; encoded by the coding sequence ATGAAATCTTTGTATCTCGATATTTTCAGCGGCCTCAGCGGCGATATGTTTATCGGCGCGATGATTGATCTCGGCGTGGACGCCGCCGCGCTGGAACACGAACTCAAAAAACTTCGCGTCTCCGGCTACCATCTCCATGTTAAGCGTGCGCAAAAATCCCAAATCGAAGGCGTCAAGTTTGATGTCCATCTGCACGAGCATCACGCGCACGAATCGCACGAACACCACGAGCATGAGCACGCCCATGCGCATCATCATGGCCATGAACATGACCACGACCACACGCACGAACAGGAACATGAACATAACCATGAGGAGCATCGCGATTTTCTCGCCATCAAACAGTTGATCCACACCAGCGCGCTCTCTGCGTGGGTAAAAGAAAAATCGCTGAATATTTTTTATCGCATCGCGGTGGCTGAAGGGAAGATTCACGGTTGTGCTCCCGACAAAGTCCACTTTCACGAAGTCGGCGCGGTGGATTCCATCGTGGACATTGTGGGTGCGTGCATCGCCTTGGAATTGCTTGGCAAGCCTCGCGTTTTTTCCGCGCCCGTCACCGAAGGCACCGGCTGGATCAAGTGCGCCCACGGACGCCTTCCCATCCCCGCGCCCGCCACGCTCGAGATTCTCGGCGCGCGCGGCATCGCCGTTACGCAATGCGAAGAACCGCACGAACTTGTCACGCCGACCGGCGCGGCGATCCTCGCGGAGTTCGCCGAAAGCTTCGGGCCGATGCGTGGACTTGTGGCCAGCCGCATCGGTTTCGGCCTCGGCACGCGCGATAACAAAACGCGTCCCAACGTCGTCCGCGCCATTCTTGGCGAAATCACTTTGACGGAATCCACCGCCGCGCACGATTGGGAGACCGACACCATCGCCATTCTCGAAACCAACCTTGACGACATCAACGCCGAAATCCTCGGCCATTTTGTTGAACAAACTTTGGCTGCCGGCGCGCTCGATGTTTTTCACACGCCGATCCAGATGAAGAAAAATCGTCCCGGCGTATTGCTAACCGTTTTGTGCGCCGCTAACGATGCCGATAAATTCAGCGAACTGATGCTGCGCCAAACCAGCGCCTTTGGCGTGCGCCGCTCGACTGCCGAACGCCGAAAATTGCGTCGCGAATTCATCACCGTCGAAACTCAATACGGCCCTGTCACCGTCAAACTCGGTAAACTCGACGGCAAAATCGTGCAAGCCTCGCCCGAGTACGAATCCTGCCGCAAACTCGCCGAGCAAACCCAGGCGCCGCTGAAATCCATTTACGAAGCCGCACAAAAAGCTTTCAAGCCGGCACATTGA
- a CDS encoding DUF5069 domain-containing protein, giving the protein MSELIFPRSPRETMCGWVYLPRFVDKIRLHLADKLHSDYQENFTNGFDGAWLKAAGVTAEQMIEVVKNSATDGQVCDWVRAHIKKTEAEKAAFREFIFNRGKEPGEVADRLKMRKKQIGCEHRDDIQTFVDFIDVDEKRM; this is encoded by the coding sequence ATGAGTGAACTTATTTTTCCCCGCAGTCCGCGCGAAACGATGTGCGGCTGGGTTTATCTGCCGCGTTTCGTGGACAAAATTCGCCTGCATCTCGCGGACAAATTGCATTCCGATTACCAGGAAAATTTTACCAATGGCTTTGATGGCGCGTGGCTCAAGGCCGCAGGCGTGACGGCGGAGCAGATGATCGAGGTCGTAAAAAATTCCGCGACCGACGGGCAGGTGTGCGACTGGGTGCGCGCGCACATCAAAAAGACGGAGGCTGAGAAAGCGGCGTTTCGCGAATTTATATTCAATCGTGGCAAGGAGCCCGGCGAAGTGGCGGATCGCTTGAAGATGCGCAAGAAGCAAATCGGCTGTGAACATCGCGATGACATCCAGACGTTCGTGGACTTTATTGACGTGGATGAAAAGCGGATGTGA
- a CDS encoding dihydrolipoyl dehydrogenase, with amino-acid sequence MKSTPFKYILGAMNEMDFDVAVIGGGSGGYAAARITAKSGLRTAVIEGGEEVGGLCILRGCMPTKALLYAAYVKRLAQHPETWGIHTGGATVNFPEVMARKTAMVKEFADYRAGQLKNGAFKFIRANARFLDPHKLALGTGEKLTAKKFLISTGSTVAPSPFPFLDELDCLDSDSALSLTELPKSMIVLGGGAVAIEFAQIFARLDVKVTLIQRSSHLLPSFDEDAADELAKVFRREGMTVYTGTKLTGAARKTGMKQVTFEHDGKTGTVEAQEVLYALGRIPNTASLGLDKAGVETEKHRIITSSTMQTSAKHIYAAGDCTGPHEIVHLAVTQGEIAGHNLLKHDKPRHMDYRLLISIVFTEPQAATVGLTEKEAKKKNIPYVTASYPFADHGKSLIMEAKDGFVKLLADPKTGEIIGGACIGPIGGELIHEIVAAMYKRMNVAELAAMPHYHPTLMEIWTYPAEELAEKIPGYIPGYVPLDFVAHERHKGG; translated from the coding sequence TTGAAAAGCACGCCATTCAAATACATCTTAGGCGCGATGAACGAAATGGATTTTGATGTGGCGGTGATCGGCGGCGGCAGTGGCGGTTACGCGGCGGCGCGCATCACGGCCAAGTCGGGCTTGCGCACTGCCGTGATCGAGGGCGGCGAAGAAGTCGGCGGCCTGTGCATCCTGCGCGGCTGCATGCCGACCAAGGCGCTGCTTTACGCAGCCTACGTCAAGCGGCTCGCACAACATCCTGAAACCTGGGGCATTCACACCGGCGGCGCCACCGTCAACTTCCCCGAAGTCATGGCCCGCAAAACCGCGATGGTCAAAGAATTCGCGGATTATCGCGCGGGGCAATTAAAGAATGGCGCGTTCAAATTCATCCGGGCGAACGCGCGCTTTCTCGATCCACATAAGCTCGCCCTCGGCACCGGCGAGAAACTTACCGCCAAAAAATTTCTCATCAGCACCGGCTCGACGGTCGCGCCTTCGCCCTTTCCTTTCCTCGACGAACTTGATTGCCTCGACAGTGATTCCGCCTTGAGCCTCACCGAATTGCCCAAGTCCATGATCGTTCTCGGCGGCGGCGCGGTAGCGATTGAATTCGCGCAAATTTTCGCGCGCCTCGACGTGAAGGTGACGTTGATCCAGCGCAGCTCACACTTGCTCCCAAGTTTCGACGAAGATGCCGCCGATGAATTGGCCAAAGTATTTCGCCGCGAAGGCATGACGGTTTACACCGGCACGAAACTCACCGGCGCGGCCCGCAAAACCGGGATGAAGCAAGTCACCTTCGAGCACGATGGCAAAACCGGGACGGTCGAAGCCCAGGAAGTTTTGTACGCGCTCGGACGCATTCCCAACACCGCCTCGCTCGGCCTCGATAAAGCCGGCGTCGAAACTGAAAAACATCGCATCATCACGAGTTCCACGATGCAAACATCGGCGAAGCATATTTACGCGGCGGGCGATTGCACCGGGCCGCACGAGATCGTTCATCTCGCGGTGACGCAGGGAGAAATCGCCGGGCACAATCTCCTGAAGCACGACAAGCCGCGCCACATGGATTATCGCCTATTGATTTCCATCGTCTTCACTGAACCGCAAGCCGCAACCGTTGGCCTCACGGAAAAAGAAGCGAAGAAGAAAAATATTCCTTATGTCACCGCGAGCTATCCGTTCGCCGATCATGGCAAGTCGCTCATCATGGAAGCGAAAGACGGTTTTGTGAAATTGCTGGCCGATCCAAAAACCGGCGAGATCATCGGCGGCGCGTGCATCGGCCCGATCGGCGGCGAATTGATCCACGAAATTGTCGCAGCGATGTATAAGCGCATGAATGTGGCGGAGCTAGCTGCCATGCCGCACTATCATCCCACGCTCATGGAAATCTGGACTTATCCCGCCGAAGAACTCGCTGAAAAAATCCCCGGTTACATTCCTGGATACGTGCCCTTGGATTTTGTCGCCCACGAACGCCACAAAGGCGGCTAA
- a CDS encoding NIPSNAP family protein, translating into MKFILCLAAFALMQATGFSADKEMRFFELRTYHAAAGKLDDLSARFRNHTLAIFAKHNMTSIGYWIPVDNTNNVLIYLLAFPSREARRQAWKEFGADPEWQAVEKASGVNGRLVNKADSVFLTATDFSPVVQPSANGAPRLFELRTYHAAPGKLDDLLTRFRDHTSALFDKHGLSQVGYFVPTEKKDGAGETLIYILAHKDKDGAAAAWKAFRDDADWVKAKADSEKNGPLTVQNGVNSIYMVPTDYSPMK; encoded by the coding sequence ATGAAATTCATTTTATGCCTCGCAGCTTTTGCGTTGATGCAGGCCACCGGTTTTTCCGCCGACAAGGAGATGCGATTTTTCGAATTGCGCACCTATCACGCCGCCGCCGGTAAACTGGATGATTTGAGCGCGCGGTTCCGTAATCATACGCTGGCGATTTTTGCGAAGCACAACATGACGAGCATCGGCTATTGGATTCCGGTGGATAATACAAACAATGTCTTGATTTATCTGCTGGCTTTTCCAAGTCGCGAGGCGCGGAGGCAAGCGTGGAAGGAGTTCGGCGCTGACCCGGAGTGGCAGGCCGTAGAAAAAGCTTCCGGGGTAAATGGAAGATTGGTGAACAAGGCGGATTCGGTTTTTCTGACCGCGACGGATTTTTCGCCGGTGGTGCAACCGTCAGCGAATGGCGCGCCGCGCTTGTTTGAATTGCGCACTTATCACGCTGCGCCGGGTAAGCTGGATGATTTGCTCACGCGTTTTCGCGATCATACCTCGGCGCTTTTTGACAAACATGGTTTGTCGCAAGTGGGTTATTTCGTGCCGACGGAGAAAAAGGACGGCGCGGGCGAAACGCTCATATATATACTGGCGCACAAAGACAAGGACGGTGCGGCGGCGGCATGGAAAGCTTTTCGTGACGATGCGGATTGGGTGAAGGCAAAAGCGGATTCGGAAAAAAACGGGCCGCTCACCGTGCAAAACGGGGTGAATTCGATTTATATGGTTCCGACGGATTATTCGCCGATGAAATAG
- a CDS encoding response regulator gives MNELDLIRVLLVEDDEDDYILTRGLFTNMKGRRFQLEWVKSYTQGLEVMLRNQHDVCLLDYRLGARNGIELLTEAQSKGCQAPIILLTGLGAHQVDVEAMKAGAAYYLVKAELRADSLERAIRYALEHKRATASAAFEQASLAAFGEEIGLALTQPETLSAILYRCADSMVRYLNVHLAQIWILDPNHKTLHLEASAAAIHSNPAKDNPVTHITLTQEFIGDGKPVLVNHVAGDPRIPCPDWVQREGIVAYAGYPLILDHRLIGLMSIFSHQPLSPAVIQEMGSVANGIALSVERKRSEEALDASEVKYRSVVESLKEVVFQVNEFGHWTALNPAWREITGFEIKEVLGSLFLEFIHHDDRQRNSHIFLQLMERKLDYCRYETRLLTKDGKVCWVEVYAQRTLNADGSILGASGSLTDITERKQAERQIQKLAAFPQVNPNPVLEFDAQGELTYFNDAAQAMATSLGRPHPQDILPVNASEIARQALVSAQKKLSEEVSCGDRTISWSFFPITASQVVHCYGVDITDMQNLEAQFRHAQKLESVGQLAAGVAHDFNNILTVIQGYSDYLLGRYDGDAALTGPLKQITNASRRAAALTRQLLMFSRKQVLQPRSLDLNTVLRNLTNMLGRLLGEDIVVETKYAAALPMLMADTGMLEQVIMNLAVNSRDAMPKGGQLIITTSVVDVDAVQAQSHPDARAGQAVCLSVADTGTGMDKQTLGRIFEPFFSTKEVGKGTGLGLATVYGIVKQHEGWIEVKSEVGVGTTFYIYLPASKAVEQTAEAATAQPTAIPLGRNETILLVEDEAIVREWVREILQSCHYQVLEAANGVEALKVWDGQSGNIDLLLTDMVMPEGLSGADLARQLKIRQPNLKVIYTSGYSAEVMGRESGLPGGPFLAKPYAAPQLAQLVRDCLDAQPGTQLVSTAA, from the coding sequence ATGAACGAGTTGGACTTAATCAGGGTGTTGCTCGTCGAGGATGACGAGGATGATTATATCCTTACGCGCGGTCTCTTCACGAACATGAAGGGGCGGCGGTTTCAACTGGAATGGGTCAAGTCGTACACTCAAGGGCTTGAAGTCATGTTGCGCAATCAGCATGACGTTTGCCTGCTGGACTATCGGCTAGGGGCGCGAAACGGCATTGAACTTTTGACGGAGGCGCAGTCGAAGGGTTGCCAGGCGCCGATCATTTTGCTGACCGGCCTCGGCGCGCATCAAGTAGACGTGGAGGCGATGAAGGCGGGAGCGGCGTATTATCTGGTGAAGGCGGAATTGCGCGCGGATTCGCTCGAACGCGCGATTCGTTATGCGCTGGAACACAAGCGCGCGACGGCCAGTGCGGCTTTTGAACAGGCGAGTTTGGCGGCGTTCGGCGAAGAGATCGGTTTGGCACTGACACAGCCGGAGACGTTGAGCGCGATTTTATATCGCTGCGCTGATTCGATGGTGCGCTATCTGAATGTGCATCTCGCGCAGATCTGGATTCTCGATCCCAATCACAAAACGCTTCATCTCGAAGCCAGCGCGGCGGCCATCCACAGCAATCCCGCAAAAGATAATCCCGTCACGCACATCACGCTCACGCAGGAATTCATCGGCGATGGCAAACCGGTTTTGGTGAACCATGTCGCGGGTGATCCACGCATTCCCTGTCCCGATTGGGTGCAGCGCGAAGGCATCGTGGCGTATGCCGGTTACCCGCTGATTCTCGATCATCGGTTGATCGGGTTGATGAGTATTTTTTCGCATCAACCGCTTTCGCCGGCGGTGATCCAGGAAATGGGTTCGGTCGCGAATGGCATTGCGCTGAGCGTCGAACGCAAGCGTTCTGAAGAAGCGCTGGATGCGAGCGAAGTGAAATATCGTTCCGTGGTCGAGAGCCTGAAGGAAGTTGTTTTCCAGGTGAACGAGTTTGGCCATTGGACGGCGTTGAATCCGGCGTGGCGCGAAATCACCGGTTTTGAAATCAAGGAAGTGCTTGGCAGTTTGTTCCTCGAATTCATTCATCACGACGATCGCCAGCGCAACAGTCATATCTTTTTGCAGTTGATGGAGCGCAAGCTTGACTATTGCCGTTACGAGACTCGATTGCTGACCAAGGACGGAAAAGTGTGCTGGGTGGAAGTCTATGCGCAGCGCACGTTGAACGCGGACGGAAGCATTCTTGGCGCGTCGGGCAGTTTGACGGACATCACCGAGCGCAAACAAGCCGAGCGCCAGATCCAAAAACTCGCGGCATTTCCGCAAGTCAATCCCAATCCGGTGCTTGAGTTCGATGCGCAAGGCGAACTGACTTATTTCAACGACGCGGCGCAAGCGATGGCGACTTCGCTGGGGCGACCGCATCCACAGGATATTTTGCCGGTGAATGCGTCGGAGATCGCACGGCAAGCGCTGGTCTCAGCGCAGAAAAAATTAAGCGAAGAAGTTTCGTGTGGCGACCGGACGATTTCGTGGTCGTTTTTTCCCATCACAGCGAGCCAGGTGGTGCATTGCTACGGTGTGGACATCACCGACATGCAAAATCTCGAAGCACAATTTCGCCACGCGCAAAAATTGGAATCGGTGGGACAACTTGCGGCGGGCGTCGCGCATGATTTCAATAACATTCTCACGGTCATCCAGGGTTACTCGGACTATTTGCTCGGACGCTATGATGGTGACGCCGCATTGACGGGGCCGTTGAAACAGATCACGAATGCGTCACGCCGCGCGGCGGCATTGACGCGGCAACTGCTGATGTTCAGCCGCAAACAAGTATTGCAGCCGCGCTCGCTGGACCTGAATACGGTGTTGCGCAATTTGACGAACATGCTCGGGCGATTGCTCGGCGAAGACATCGTGGTCGAGACGAAATACGCAGCGGCGTTACCGATGCTCATGGCGGACACCGGCATGTTAGAGCAGGTGATCATGAACCTCGCGGTGAATTCGCGTGACGCTATGCCCAAAGGCGGGCAGTTGATCATCACGACTTCGGTGGTGGACGTGGATGCGGTGCAGGCGCAATCGCATCCTGACGCGCGCGCGGGTCAGGCGGTTTGCTTGAGCGTCGCGGACACGGGCACCGGCATGGACAAACAAACGCTGGGCCGAATCTTCGAACCATTTTTTTCGACGAAAGAAGTAGGCAAAGGCACAGGACTCGGACTCGCAACGGTCTATGGCATCGTGAAACAGCACGAGGGCTGGATCGAAGTGAAAAGCGAAGTCGGCGTGGGAACGACTTTCTATATTTATTTGCCGGCGAGCAAAGCCGTTGAACAAACTGCCGAAGCTGCCACCGCGCAACCGACTGCGATTCCGCTCGGCCGAAACGAAACCATTTTGCTGGTGGAAGACGAAGCCATCGTTCGCGAATGGGTGCGGGAGATTTTGCAGAGCTGCCATTATCAGGTGCTCGAGGCGGCGAATGGTGTGGAGGCGTTGAAAGTTTGGGACGGGCAGAGCGGCAATATTGATTTGTTGCTGACAGATATGGTGATGCCGGAAGGCTTGAGCGGCGCGGACCTTGCACGGCAATTAAAAATTCGCCAGCCCAACTTGAAGGTGATTTATACCAGCGGTTACAGCGCGGAAGTCATGGGACGCGAATCGGGCTTGCCGGGCGGGCCGTTTCTGGCGAAGCCGTACGCCGCGCCGCAACTCGCCCAACTCGTGCGCGATTGCCTGGATGCTCAGCCGGGCACGCAACTGGTTTCGACGGCGGCGTGA